The Cohnella abietis genome has a segment encoding these proteins:
- a CDS encoding response regulator — protein MTSSFRVLIVDDNDQAREGIRTILSADPVFEVVAEGKSGMEALALTEQWMPDLILMDIRMPGMDGLEATKQVKEKYPYVKIVMVTVSDDIAHLFEALKKGAQGYLLKNLTPKSWREYLKAIAVDEAPMTRELAFRILKEFSQVDKPPTGSDPLTAREREILGLVAKGLSNRDISSGLDISEHTVKNHLKNILQKLHLENRVQLARYAFEHGWMGKK, from the coding sequence ATTACGTCGAGTTTCCGTGTGCTTATCGTCGATGACAATGATCAGGCGAGGGAAGGTATTCGCACCATCCTCAGCGCAGATCCAGTATTTGAAGTTGTGGCTGAAGGGAAAAGCGGGATGGAGGCTCTTGCTTTAACGGAGCAATGGATGCCGGATTTGATTTTAATGGATATTCGTATGCCTGGGATGGATGGTCTGGAAGCAACGAAACAAGTCAAAGAAAAGTACCCCTATGTGAAAATAGTGATGGTTACGGTTTCGGATGACATTGCTCATTTGTTCGAGGCACTTAAGAAAGGCGCTCAGGGGTATTTGTTGAAAAATTTGACTCCCAAGTCATGGCGCGAATATTTGAAAGCGATCGCTGTAGACGAAGCCCCCATGACAAGGGAGCTGGCTTTTCGAATTCTTAAAGAATTCTCACAAGTCGATAAACCTCCAACAGGATCTGATCCTTTAACCGCACGTGAAAGGGAGATCCTTGGTCTTGTTGCCAAGGGACTGTCAAATCGTGATATTTCTTCAGGATTGGATATATCGGAGCATACGGTAAAAAACCATTTGAAAAACATTCTACAAAAGCTTCATCTGGAAAATCGGGTGCAGCTAGCTCGCTATGCATTCGAGCATGGCTGGATGGGGAAGAAATAA